The sequence below is a genomic window from Sphingobium sp. EP60837.
CTGGAAGATCGAACCGTTCGCTTGCGGAGCGGCAGGGGCGGCAATAACGGTGGGGGCATAAAATTGCCGCTCGGCATCGCGCTTTTTGCCGGCCATTGCCGGGGTGGCGGTGAGGGCGATGAGCCCCATGCCAAAGAAGATGGCAGGGAGGGGCTTCGACAAGCTCAGCCCGAACGGAGTATGGGGCGCGATCATCGTCAACCTCACAGCTGCTGGTTGACGTACTGGAGCATTTCGTCGGTCGCCTTGATCATCTTGGAATTGACCTCATAGGCGCGCTGGGTTTCGATCATATCGACCAGTTCTTCGACGACATTGACGTTGGATGTTTCCAGATTGCCCGCGCGGATGACGCCACGGCCCTCCAAGCCAGCAACGCCGACCTGGGGCGTGCCGCTGGCGGCGCTTTCGGCAAGCAGGTTGCCGCCGATCGGCTGCAGGCCCGCCGGGTTCATGAAGCTTGCCAATTCGATCTGGCCGAGCTGCGTCGGTTCGCTCTGGCCCTGCAGCGTCGCGGTGACAGTTCCGTCATTGCCGATGGTGACGCCGGTCGCGCCCTGCGGCACGGTGATCTGGGGCACGAGCGGCATGCCGTCGCTGGTGACGAGGGCGCCTTCCGCCGTGGTGCTGAAATTGCCCGCGCGGGTATAGGCGATCGTGCCGTCCGGACGCTGGACCTGGAAGAAGCCGGAACCTTCGATCGCCATGTCGAGCGCGTTGCCGGTCTGCTGCAGCGTGCCCTGCGTGTTGATCTTGCTGGTGCCCTGCATCGACACGCCCGAGCCCAGGTTCAGGCCGGTGGCGAACTTGTTCTCTGCGTCCGAATTGGCGCCCGCCGCGATCATCTGCTGATAGGCGAGCGTTTCGAAATCGGCGCGGTCGCGCTTGAAGCCGGTCGTGTTGACGTTCGCCAGATTGTTGGCGATCACGCGCATCTTCGTGTTCTGCGCGTCAAGGCCGGTGCGGGCGACGTGAAGGGCTGCGTTGCTCATGGTCTAACTCCGTAATGCCGTTAGGCTTGCACAACGAAAAGCAAGGTTCGTGCCAAATCAACCATCAAGCCGCATGAGCGACGCGCCGCCGTCGTCCAGCTGCTTGGCGGTGTCGATCAGCTTGACCTGCGTTTCCCATGCCCGGCTGGCCTCGATCATCTGAACGAGGGCCGAGGTCGCGTTGACGTTGGACCCTTCGATCGAACCGCCGGTCACGGTGGCCAGCGGGTCCTGCGGCAGCGCGCCGCCATTGGTTTCGCGGAAGAGGCCGTCTGTGCCCTTGGAAATGCTGGAGCCGACCGGACGGACGAGCTTCAGCTTGTCCACCTGCTGTGGATTGGCGGGATCGCCGCCCTGGGGCACGCCCCAAATGCTGCCATCCTGCGCGATGGAGATGCTGTCCATGGCGGGCAGGGTGATGGGGCCGCCTTCGCCCACGACGGGCAGGCCGTCGCCGGTTGTCAGCAGGCCGCTGTCGCTGACCTTGAGGTCGCCCCGGCGCGTATAAGCTTCGTTGCCGTCGGCGGCCTGAACGGCGAGCAGAGCATCGCCGTTCATGGCTACGTCCAGCGGATTGCCGGTTTCGGTGACCGCGCCTTGCGCCATGTCGGCGGCGATCACCTGTTCGGACTGCTGCGCCCGCGTGTCGAAGCCGTCGCCCTTGATCCAGCGCGTCTCGGCATTGGCGATTTCCGCCCGGAAGCCAACTGTGTTGACGTTCGCGAGATTGTTGGAAATCGCCGCCTGCCGCGCCATCGCGCCGCGCATCGCGGTGAGAGCCGTGTTGACGAGCCGGTCCATGGGTATCCTTCTTTTCAACCCTCGCCGTTCGTCCTGAGTAGCCACTGAGCTTGTCGAAGTGGCGTATCGAAGGAGACATGTGCTTCGATACGGGGCTTCGACAGGCTCAGCCCCTACTCAGCACGAACGGTTGGTTCAGTGGATTGTGTTCAGGCTATCGAACTTACGTCCGCATATTCACGATGGTGGTCGACAGCGTGTTGGCCGCTTCGATCGCCTTCGAGTTCGCCTGGAAGTTGCGCTGGGCCGAGATCAGGCTGACCAGTTCTTCGGTGATGTCGACGTTGGAGCGCTCCAGCGCGCCCGAGCGGACGGCGCCGTAAAGGCCGCTATTGCCGGTGCCGAACATCGGGGTGCCGCTGGCCGAAGTCGAGGTCCAGTGGGCGTCGCCGCCTTGGCGCAGACCTTCCTGGCTGTTGAAGGCGGCGATCGCCGTGGCGCCCAGATAGACGGTCGAACCGTCGGCATAGACGCCGGTGATCATGCCGTTCTGGCCGACGCCGACGCTGGTCAGCTGATTGGTGGTGCCGCCTGCCGGCCAGTTGGTCGGGACCTGGAGGTCCACCAGCGAGGCGGAAGTGAGGCTGTTGTTGACCGTCACGGTGGGAACGCCGGTGGTGGGATTGACCGGGATCACCTGAAGGTGGGCGCCGGTGGTATCGACGACGTTGCGGTTTTCATCCACCGAGAAGGCACCGTTGCGGGTGAAGCTGACCTGATTGTCGCCCACGCGCTTGACGGTGAAGAAGCCTTCGCCGGTGATGGCGAGGTCCAGCGTCTTGTCGGTCGTTTCGATCGTGCCCTGCGTGAACTGCTGGCTGATGCCCTGCACGCGCACGCCCTGGCCGGCGACCTGGGTGGTCGTCTGCATCGGCGCGGCGGCGAAGATGTCGCCGAACACGGCATTGCTCTTCTTGAAGGCGGTCGAGTTCACGTTCGACACGTTGTTGGCGATGGTCGACAGGTCGGCCTGGGCGGCCTTGAGGCCGGAAAGCGAGATGTAGAAGGACATGGCGTTGCTCCTTGGGTGAAAAGGATTTTGGGGGTGAAAAGGATGGGTTGGTTGAGGTTAGGAGAGCGAAAGGGCGTCGGACGGGCTGTAGGTGCCGAGCGCGGTGATGAGTTTCGAGGCGCTGCCGTCGGCGGGTGACTGGACGGCGGCGATCGTCGCCCAACTGGCGACGCGGGTTGGAGACGCGCCATTGACGCGGATCTTGAGCGCGTCCGTAGCGACGGTGTTCCCACTCTCGTCCTTGCCGTCCCAGTAGAAGTTGACGTCGCCAGCTTCCTGATTGCCCAGATCTATGGTCTTCAGGACATTGCCGTTGCCGTCGAGCAGATCGACGGTCGCGCCGCTGGTGGCATCCTTGAACGTCACCTGGCCGGTATATTGGCCGTAGGCGTCGGGTGCGATGATGTTGCTCTGGACCAGCATCGACTTGCCGATCCAGCTGGCCGCATCGCCAAGGCGCGAGCCGGTGAGCGAGGACGCCAGACCCTTGAGCGTCTGGTTCATTTCCGCGATGCCGCTGGAGTTGGTGATGGTCGCCATCTGCGAGACCATCTGCGCGTTATCCATGGGTTCGAACGGATCTTGCGTCTGCATCTGCGTGGTGAGCAGGCGCAGGAAATCCGCCTGGCCCATTTCCGACTTGCCGGTTCCCACATTCTTGTAGGGATTATAGACGGACAGGCCCGCGCTGTCGGTGACAGTGGAGGTCGTGCTCATTTGCCGATCCTTATGGTTTCGAGCATGAGGGATTTGGCGGTGTTCAGCACCTGCACATTGTTCTGGTACATGCGGGCGGTCTCGATCATGTCGACCAGCTCGGCGCTGCTATCCACCGCCGCTTCCCAGACGTCGCCATTCTTGTCGGCGAGCGGATGGTTAGGGTCGTGGCGCTTGGTCGGTTTGGCGTCGGTGGTGAGGACATTGGCGACCTTCACCGTGGACACGCCGGGCTTGTCGGTGACCGACTGGAATACAGGCTTGATGGCGCGATAGGCTTCCGCCTCGCTGCCGGTGACATTGCCAGCATTCGCCATGTTGGAGGCGGTGGCGTTGAGGCGCACCAGCTGCGCGCTCATGGCGCGGCCGGCGATATCGAAGACGTTCATGGGACCCGAGCCGCTCATGCTCATTCTCCCTTCAGCGCGCGAGTGATGGTGTTGATACGGCCCTCCAGAAAGGAGAGGGTCGTGCGATATTTGACGGCGTTTTCAGCGAACAGCGTCTGTTCGGTGCTGAGTTCGACGGTGTTGCCATCAAGGCTGGGCTGCAGCGGGACGCGATAGCCCATGCTGTCATCGACGGCTTTGGACACGTCCGCGATGGACCTGTTCTGTTGAGCCGAGGCTTCCTTGAGCGCGGACTCGAAGTCGATGTCCCGCGCCTTGTAGCCGGGGGTCGAGGCGTTCGCGATGTTGGACGCGAGCAGGGACAGGCGCTGCGAGCGAAGTGCCAGCGCCTTCCCATGTATCCCGAACAATCCGTCTTCCAGCGACATTGTCTCTTTTCCGTCTTTTTGCCCAAGGGCCTAAAAGTTGCGGTTCAATCGCCGTTCTGATGCCTGAAGGCGTGAACCGCGGGTGATCCGAACGGGTATTCGCAAGAGCCGTGCCAATTTGCGTGGGTGACGCATCGGCAAAGGCAGGAATGGCGGAAAACCCCCGTGTTGCGTGAGCGGGACGGCATGGACGGCAAGATTTTGCCGCCTGCTGGCAAGGCTTTGCCGCCGCTCTTTTGGGTGAATGGGGGATTTGTTGATGATCGCGATATTGGCGCAGCTATTTGATCCCCTTACCCTGGTCGTGATGATCGCGGGTGTGGGCGCAGTCGCGCTGTTCCAGAATGGCGTATCGGCTCTAGGAAGCGCGTTCGCCGCCCTGCCGCTGCTATTCCGTGCCGATCCGGACAGGGATCAGACCGCAGCGCGTGCAGCCATGCTGAAGATCGATCAGGTCGCGCAATTGCGCGGGCTTGCCTGCACGGACCGGGTGAAGACCGCCAACCCCTTCCTGGCGGAAGCGGCGCGGCGGCTTGCCAATAGCGAGCGGACCGAACAGTTCGAAAGCTGGGCGGCGCAGGCGCTGGCCGATCGCGCGCGGCGTCATGCAAGCGCGCGCAATGTCTGGCTGTCGGTCGCCGACGCTGCGCCCGCACTGGGCATGGCCGGGACCATCCTTGGCCTGATAGGCATGTTCGCGGCGATGGATGATCCGGCGGCATTGGGTCCGTCCATGGCGCTGGCGCTGCTGACGACGCTTTATGGCGTGGTCATCGCTAATCTGGTGGCGGCTCCCATCGCAGCGCGGCTCGCCGATCTGTCGGAGCGGGAACTCGCCTGGCAGAAGGAAGCCGCTGGGCGCATGCTGGCGATCGCTCGGCGGGAAAATGTGCCGATGCGCCGGGCGTCGATCCGCGAGGTCGCATGATGACGGCCATCACATCCCAGGCCCGGCGCAATCGCTGGGCGGTCAGCTTCGCCGACCTGCTGATGCTGCTGCTCAGCTTTTTCATATTGTTGCAGGCGAGCGGGCAGAAGCGGGACGCGATGCTGGCGCAGGTGCGTCAGCAATTTGGCGGGCGCGCGATCGCCAAAGACATGGAATTGCACGCGGCGGAGCTGTTCCTGCCGGGCGAAGCGCTGCTGTCTGATGCGGGCAGGGTGCAGCTGGCGCGGGTGGTGGCGGGGTTGCGGCCGGGCAGGGATGTGCTGGACCTCACCAGTGAGGGGACCGATCCCGTGCGGGAGCGGTTCGACGAGTGGGACTTGGCGGCTGCGCGGCTGGGCGCGGTGGCGCGTGAGTTGAAGGGCCAGGGGTTAAGGGGCGATCGCTTGCGCATCCGCGGGCTCGACCAGATGGACGGCGCGAGCGGCAAGGGGCAGGTCATCCGCATCGGCCGCGCCGCCGCGCGCCCCCGTTAACGACTTATTAGGCATGAAGCGGGCTTAATGGATGGCATGAATCTGTCCGTATGCGGAGATCTGCCGTGAACAAGCTGCCCTTGATTGCCCTTATCCTGCTGTCAGCAGCGGGTGCCGAGCCTGTGCTGGCGCAGCAGAAGTTCGAGAATCTGGATCGCATCGACAGCCTGGTCGCCATGACCGTGGGCGCCAATATCGGCGAACCGGGCGGGCCCGTGGCTCCGGTCGATCGGCGGTTGCGCCTAGCGGCTTGTCCGGGAACGCCGAGCATCGAAGGGCCGGTATTCGGCGCGGCGATCGTGAAGTGCGACGCAGTGGGCTGGCGCATTCGCGTGCCTTTGGCGGGCGGCGGCGCTTCTGCGGCGGCGCCGGCAGCGCGTTATGGCGCTGTGGCTCGGCCAGTCCAGCGCGACATGGTGGTAAAGCGGGGCGACCCGGTCCAACTGGTCGCGGGTAATGCGGACTTCAGCGTTTCGCGGATGATGGTCGCGGACGAGGATGGCGCGGTCGGCGACACGATCCGCGTGCGTGAAGACAAGAAAGCTGCGCCTGTTCTGGCTCAGGTTGTGGGAATGGGCACGGTCCGCATTCCGGGATTTAATGATTTTTGAACCCTGCCGTTATAGGGTGAGCGGGACGAGTGAAGGATTTAAGCCATGATCAAATCTGTCGGCCAGAGTATCAGCGCCGCCATTGAGGCTTCCCGCTTGCGGGAAAGCGGCAAGACGCGGACCTTTTCCGACAAGGGGTCGGCTGGCGTTTCGACGTCTGGAGCATCGGCGAGCCCCGCTGCACGCATGGCGGCCGAAGGCGCGCCGGTCGATATGGACCGGGTCGCTGCGATCAAGGCAGCCATCGCATCAGGCAATTATCCGGTCGATCCGGCCGCGATTGCCGACAAGATGCTCGCGCTCGACCTGCCGGTTAACGGATAACTTTTCCTATGTCGCTCGGGCTTGCAGCGCTGGATGATCTCTTCTCGGCCTTCGAGGAGCTGCGCGTTGCGCTTGACGGCACCGATGTGGAGGCCATCGACGCCGCCGCTGCCCATGTGAGCAGCAGCGCCGCAGCCGTGCGCGCGATCGGCGCCTGGCGTGCCGACGAGGCCATTCGCGACCGAGTGACCGCGCTGCTGCCGCTGATTGAAGCGGCGCGGGTGCGAATCAATCTGTTGACCGATCATGCGGGGCAGCGCTTGTCGTTGCTCGCGGCGCATGGATCGACCCAGGCGCCTTTGGTTTACGGGCGCTAGAGCGCGAATAAATTCGATGGCTGTGTGTGAGAAGGGCGCCGCGAGGCGCCTTTTTTCTTTCATGCTGAACGCGCCATCAACATTTATGGAGCTCGCGTTAACCAAATCTTGGCATAAGCCTTGCTCTAATGCTCCCCGGTACCAACGGGGATTTTTCTTTGTCGGCTTTTGCAGACATATCAGCGACAGGCGCATCGGCCGGCAACCGCGTGACCAACGCGATCGCCATGGCGAGCCGCAGGACGGGCGTGGATTTCGCCTATCTGCTCGGCCAGGCCAAGATCGAGAGCAGCCTCAATCCCACGGCGCGCGCGACGACCTCGTCCGCGACGGGCCTCTATCAATTCGTCGATCAAAGCTGGCTTGCCGTCATCGACAAGCATGGCAGCGAATATGGCCTTGGCTGGGCGGCAGAGTCGATTAGCCGGGGCAGCAACGGCCGCTATTATGTCGCCGATCCCGAGCTGCGGCAGCAGATACTCGACCTGCGCAAGCATCCTGAGACCGCCTCCGTCATGGCCGCCCAGCATGCGGCCGACAACAAGGCTTATCTGGAACAGCGCCTGGGCCGCGAGGCCGAGCCGGTCGATCTGTATCTCGCGCATTTCCTGGGCGTCGGCGGGGCGAGTAAGTTCCTGTCCGTCCATGATCGCGCCCCTGACGCGACGGCGGCTTCGATGTTTCCGGCGGCGGCGCGGGCCAACCGCTCGATTTTCTACGACCGTTCGGGAAGCCCGCGCAGCTTCGCGGAAATCCGCGATCGCTTTGCCGCCAAGCTCCAGCGCGGCGTCGATTCGCTTGATACCGGCCCCATCCAATATGCCGCCGCCTCGCTGTCGGAAGGCGCAAAGACGGTGCAGCCCGCCGACTATGTGCGGATCGAAACCCAGCGCCTTGCGACCGCCGCCGACGTCTCCGTCCGGCCAGACCCGCAGACCGCGCGCCTCGCCTATCTCATGCTCGCCACCCTCGGAAGGTAACGGCCCGATATGACTCCCGCCCAAGTCAAAGCGAAGATCTGGACGAACGCCGCCAAGGGGGCGGTGCTGCCCATCGCGACGCTGATGGTCGTGCTGTTCATGATGGTGCCGGTGCCCGCGTTCATGCTGGACGTCGGGTTCATCACCAATATCATGATTTCGCTCGCGGTGCTGATGGTGGCGCTCAATGCCGCCAAGCCGCTCGACTTCTCCAGCTTCCCGACGGTGCTGCTGTTCGCGACCCTGCTGCGGCTGGCGCTAAACGTCGCCTCGACCCGTGTCGTGTTGGTGCAGGGGCATGAGGGCTCCGATGCGGCGGGGCATGTCATCGAAGCGTTCGGCCATTTCCTGATCGGCGGCGACTATGTCGTCGGCATCTTTGTCTTCGCGATCCTGATGATCATCAACCTGGTGGTCATCACCAAGGGCGCGGGCCGCGTGTCGGAAGTCAGCGCGCGCTTCACCCTGGACGCCTTGCCCGGCAAGCAGATGGCGATCGACGCTGATCTCAACGCTGGCCTGATGACGCCGGAAGAAGCCAAGATTCGCCGCCGCGAAGTCGCGACCGAGGCGGATTTCTACGGATCGATGGACGGCGCCAGCAAGTTCGTGAAGGGCGATGCGGTCGCGGGCATCCTGATCCTGGCGATCAACATCGTCGGCGGCATCATCCTGGGCGTGGTCAGCCACGGCCTGGCGATCGGTGAGGCCGCGCAAACCTATATCGTTCTGGCGATCGGTGACGCTCTGGTGGCGCAGGTTCCGGCGCTGCTGCTCTCGATCGCGGCGGCTGCTATCGTGACCCGCGTCGGCAGCGAGGACGATCTGGGCAACCAGATCACCAATCAGTTCGGATCGGGCCGCGCCTGGGTTCCGGTCGCCGCAATCCTCGGCTTCCTCGGCATCCTGCCGGGCATGCCGCACTTCATCATCCTGACGGCGGCGGCCGTGGCCGGTGCGATCGCCTGGCATTTGCGCAAGACAGCGAAGGCCAAGGCCGCCGAACCGGCCCCAATGCCCGAACCCGCCAATCCCGCGGTCATCGAATGGAATGATGTGTCGGACGGCGCGATCCTGGGACTGGAGATCGGCTATGGTCTCATCAGCCTGGTCGATGAGCGCAAGGGTGCGCCGCTGATGGCCCGCATCACCGGCATTCGTCGCCAGCTTTCGAAGGAATTGGGCTTCGTCGTGCCGATGGTCCGCGTGAAGGACAATCTGGCGCTCGAACCCAATCAGTATCGCATCACCATCGCCGGCGTCGTCGTCGGCGAGGACGAGATTTATCCCGAAGACCTGCTGGCGCTCGACAGTGGCGCGCTGGAAGGGGTCGTGTCCGGTCGCGAGGCCAAGGACCCGACGTTTGGCCTCGACGCCGTCTGGATTTCGCCTGCCAAGCGCAGCGAGGCGGTGGTCGCGGGTTATACGGTGGTCGATCCGCCGACGGTGGTCGCGACGCACCTCAACCAGTTGATCGCCATGAACGCCAGCGAGATGTTCGGCCTGGACGAAGCGCGCAAGCTGCTCGACAACCTCAAGGACGCCGCGCCGCAACTGGTCGATGGCCTGACGCCCGGCACGCTCAGCCTGACGCAGATTTCCGCCCTCTGCCGTGCGCTGCTGTCTGAAGGGATCGCGCTCAAGGACTTCCGCCGCATCTGCGAGGCGATGGTCGATGCCGCGCGGCCCGACATGAGCCATGAACAACTGGTCGAAGCCGTTCGCCAGCGGATCGGCGCTCTGATCATCCAGGGTCTTGTGCCGGTCAAGATGCCGCTGCCGGTCATCACGCTGGATGGCGACCTGGAGGCGCTGCTCGCCCAGGCCATGCGGGTGGCAGGCGACGCCAAGCATCCGATCGAACCCGCGCTCGCCAACCGGATCATCGAATCGGTGGTGCAGGCTGCGCGGCCGATCATGGGGCAGGCGCGCAACTTCGCCATCGTTACCTCGCCAGTGGCGCGCCGTGCGCTCGCCCGCCTGTTCAAGCCGCACCTGCCGGAAACGCCGGTACTCTCCTTCCTGGAAATCCCCGATGGCAAGGGCGTGGAAGTCGTCGCCGTGGTCGGTGGCGAGCAGCGGCCCGCGCCCCGCCACGATCCGCTTCCCACTCGCGAACGCGTCGCCTGAGGATAACTGACCCATGTTCATGAAGAAGGTCGTCGCCGGTTCCGATGCCAATACTTACGGCCGGTCGAACAACAGTCCCGAACAACTGGCGCGGCGCTACATGCCGCTGGTGCGCAAGATCGCCTGGCATGTCCATGGTCGGGTGTCGAGCGCCGTGGAGGTTGAGGACCTGCTGCAGATCGGGATGGTCGCGCTGGTCGAGGCGGCCAATGCTTTTGAAGATCGCGGCCTTGGCTTTGCCTCCTACGCGCAACTGCGCGTGCGCGGCGCGATGATCGATCATTTGCGCCGAGGTGCGACACTGGCCCGGTCAGCCATGGCGAACCGCAAGCAACTGGCGGCGGTGCGGAGCAGGCTGGAGCAGCAGCTCCGCCGCGCCCCGCTGGAAGCAGAGATGGCGGTCGAGATGGAGATGGACGCCGCGACCTACCGCGACTTGGCGGACGGTTGCGAGATGGTCCAGCACACGAGCATGGATGAGGTCTATTCCGACCAGTCCATGTGGTTCGCCGATGTCGAGGATAGAGCGGACGATGTGATGGAGCGGGAGTCGCTTAAAGCCGCACTCGCCAAATGCATTGGAGAGTTGCCGCAGCGCGAGGCGCTGGTGTTGCAGCTCTATTTCGTCGAGGAACTCAATCTGGAGGAAATCGGGCAGGCGCTGGACATCGGCGCCGCGCGGGTGTGCCAGATCAAGAAGGCGGCGCTCGACAAGCTGCGCGAGAAGCTGCGGGAGTGGGATTGACCCCGTCCGTTCGTGTCCAGCGCAGTCGAGACACGCTATGTGCGGCTTCTCGACTTCGCTCGAAGCGAACGGAAGAGCAGTTTGTCACAATCTCGGTGTCACCCTGAACTTGGATAAGGGCCATGTCTGCGGATCGGTCTCGGTCGGTAAGGCAAAATCCATGCCGAAACGAGATCAGCATGACGAGCCTGCCTACCGATCGTTCGCGACCGCCTGCTGAAGCGCGGGCCGTCCCCGCACCTGTTCGGGATAATGCGGCGGGCGATAGCTTTGCGCGCGCCACCAGGGCTCCGCGACTTGAAACAGCCCGCTCTGTTCGGCCTTGTGGCCAAGATCCTTGCGCGCCGTGAAGGCGGCGAGGACGGGCGCCAGCACAAGTCCCGCCACCACCGGAATGATCCAGCCAACTGACGTGCCGCCCCTTATCGCCAGGGCCGTGAGCGCGCCGCCCAGCATGATATGGTATTTGAATAGCCAGATGGCGCTTGTCATCGCCATGCCGTCGCGGTCGCGGATCTGACCGCTCCAACTGCTCTTTCGGCCCATCAATATCCCGAACAGGTTGATCGTCTGCGTCAGCATGCTGACCGGCGCCATCAGGATCGACAGCGCGATGTCAGCGATGACGCCCCGGCTCATGCGCGCAGCCCCACCGAAACCGATGCGGCGGGCGGGGTCGGCCATTGCCCATAGCATCGCAAGCAACTTAGGCCCGAACAACAGCACCGCCGTCAGCGCCAGCAGCCCGCCCGACGGCAGGATGGCGCTGGGCGGCCACACGCCCGCAAGCGCCCCGCCAAGCACCACCAGCATCAGCGCCAGCCACAAAGGCGATGTGCAATAGGCTGACGCCCCGACGAGCAGTTGGAAGCGGCTGACCGGATGCAGTCCTTTGATCTTCGGGATCAGCGGCACATGCTGGATATTGCCCTGGCACCAGCGCCGGTCGCGGGTGGCGAGGTCGGGCAGGGAGGGAGGAAATTCCTCAAAACTGTCGTCCGCCATGACCATGTGCACGTCCCAGCCGCGGCGGCGCAGTAGCGCGGCTTCGATCATGTCATGGCTCATGATATGCCCGCCAAAGGGGGCACGACCCGGCAGTTCGGGCAGGCCGCAGCTCTGCGCGAACGCCTTTGTGCGCAGGATGGCGTTATGGCCCCAGAACATGCCTTCCGAGCCGGCCCACCAGATCATGCCCGCAGCGGAAATCGGGCCGAACAGCCTGCTCGCGAACTGCTGCCAGCGGGCGAAGAAGGTGGCGGCGCCGACGATGGTCGGCACGGTCTGGATCAGGCCGACATGCGGGTGCCGTTCCATGTCGAGCGCCAGGCGCGCCATGGTCTGGCCGCTCATCACGCTGTCGGCGTCCAGCACGATCATATAGTCATAGCCGCCGCCAAAGCGCTGCACCCATTCCGCGATATTGCCGGGCTTGCGGCCGATATTGAACGCGCGCCGCCGGTAGTGGACCGGGCGCGAAAAGCCCTTGCGCATCTTCAGATAGGCTTCGCGCTCAATCTCGCCATTGGCCGGATTGGAATCGCTCAGGATGAAGAATTCGAACCGCTCATGGCCCATCACCTGCGCCAGCGACCGTTCCATGATCGACAGGCGGCCCATGACGCCCAGGAAATCCTCGTTGCAGACCGGCAGCAGGACAGCGGTGCGGCCGCGAAGGGGGGCTGCGAACTGCCCCCGATAGGGGCGCACCCCCGGACCTTTGCCCATGGTCAGCGTTAGAAAACCAATAAGGCTGGTGGCGAAGCCGAAAGCGATCCAGGCGAAAAGGGGGATGAACAGGGCGAGATAGACGCCTTCCCAAAGTGAAATGCCATCCAGCCCAATCGACCGCCGCATCTCGTGCGCGGCCATGGAGGCAGGCAGCAGCGCCAGCAGCACGACCAGCAAGCGCCGCGCCCATTGGTCGATGTTCAGCGGCCGGTGCGGGAAGTCGCGGGGATGCTCGCGGAAATCCTGCTCGGGCATGACGAGCGGCATCTCAGCGGGCACATGCTCGAACCCGCGCGCAGGCGCTGGCGTCTCCGCCTGGTCGTCCATCTGCCCGTCACTGATCACCGTCATATTCGGTCCGTTCTGAAATCGTAACGGACGCGACAATGCGCCCGGTCATCGCCGGTTCCCTCAAGCACCGAGCGGATAATGCACATATTCGCTGAACGGCCGATTGCCGCTACGGAGTTGGACGCGGATATCAGCCGGTTGGCCGCTATCGCG
It includes:
- the flgG gene encoding flagellar basal-body rod protein FlgG, with the protein product MSNAALHVARTGLDAQNTKMRVIANNLANVNTTGFKRDRADFETLAYQQMIAAGANSDAENKFATGLNLGSGVSMQGTSKINTQGTLQQTGNALDMAIEGSGFFQVQRPDGTIAYTRAGNFSTTAEGALVTSDGMPLVPQITVPQGATGVTIGNDGTVTATLQGQSEPTQLGQIELASFMNPAGLQPIGGNLLAESAASGTPQVGVAGLEGRGVIRAGNLETSNVNVVEELVDMIETQRAYEVNSKMIKATDEMLQYVNQQL
- a CDS encoding flagellar biosynthesis protein FlgJ, producing MSAFADISATGASAGNRVTNAIAMASRRTGVDFAYLLGQAKIESSLNPTARATTSSATGLYQFVDQSWLAVIDKHGSEYGLGWAAESISRGSNGRYYVADPELRQQILDLRKHPETASVMAAQHAADNKAYLEQRLGREAEPVDLYLAHFLGVGGASKFLSVHDRAPDATAASMFPAAARANRSIFYDRSGSPRSFAEIRDRFAAKLQRGVDSLDTGPIQYAAASLSEGAKTVQPADYVRIETQRLATAADVSVRPDPQTARLAYLMLATLGR
- a CDS encoding flagellar hook-basal body complex protein; this encodes MSFYISLSGLKAAQADLSTIANNVSNVNSTAFKKSNAVFGDIFAAAPMQTTTQVAGQGVRVQGISQQFTQGTIETTDKTLDLAITGEGFFTVKRVGDNQVSFTRNGAFSVDENRNVVDTTGAHLQVIPVNPTTGVPTVTVNNSLTSASLVDLQVPTNWPAGGTTNQLTSVGVGQNGMITGVYADGSTVYLGATAIAAFNSQEGLRQGGDAHWTSTSASGTPMFGTGNSGLYGAVRSGALERSNVDITEELVSLISAQRNFQANSKAIEAANTLSTTIVNMRT
- a CDS encoding flagellar hook assembly protein FlgD translates to MSTTSTVTDSAGLSVYNPYKNVGTGKSEMGQADFLRLLTTQMQTQDPFEPMDNAQMVSQMATITNSSGIAEMNQTLKGLASSLTGSRLGDAASWIGKSMLVQSNIIAPDAYGQYTGQVTFKDATSGATVDLLDGNGNVLKTIDLGNQEAGDVNFYWDGKDESGNTVATDALKIRVNGASPTRVASWATIAAVQSPADGSASKLITALGTYSPSDALSLS
- the flgB gene encoding flagellar basal body rod protein FlgB, whose amino-acid sequence is MSLEDGLFGIHGKALALRSQRLSLLASNIANASTPGYKARDIDFESALKEASAQQNRSIADVSKAVDDSMGYRVPLQPSLDGNTVELSTEQTLFAENAVKYRTTLSFLEGRINTITRALKGE
- a CDS encoding flagellar motor protein MotB, translated to MMTAITSQARRNRWAVSFADLLMLLLSFFILLQASGQKRDAMLAQVRQQFGGRAIAKDMELHAAELFLPGEALLSDAGRVQLARVVAGLRPGRDVLDLTSEGTDPVRERFDEWDLAAARLGAVARELKGQGLRGDRLRIRGLDQMDGASGKGQVIRIGRAAARPR
- the flgM gene encoding flagellar biosynthesis anti-sigma factor FlgM, whose product is MIKSVGQSISAAIEASRLRESGKTRTFSDKGSAGVSTSGASASPAARMAAEGAPVDMDRVAAIKAAIASGNYPVDPAAIADKMLALDLPVNG
- a CDS encoding flagella basal body P-ring formation protein FlgA; protein product: MNKLPLIALILLSAAGAEPVLAQQKFENLDRIDSLVAMTVGANIGEPGGPVAPVDRRLRLAACPGTPSIEGPVFGAAIVKCDAVGWRIRVPLAGGGASAAAPAARYGAVARPVQRDMVVKRGDPVQLVAGNADFSVSRMMVADEDGAVGDTIRVREDKKAAPVLAQVVGMGTVRIPGFNDF
- a CDS encoding flagellar basal body rod protein FlgF — encoded protein: MDRLVNTALTAMRGAMARQAAISNNLANVNTVGFRAEIANAETRWIKGDGFDTRAQQSEQVIAADMAQGAVTETGNPLDVAMNGDALLAVQAADGNEAYTRRGDLKVSDSGLLTTGDGLPVVGEGGPITLPAMDSISIAQDGSIWGVPQGGDPANPQQVDKLKLVRPVGSSISKGTDGLFRETNGGALPQDPLATVTGGSIEGSNVNATSALVQMIEASRAWETQVKLIDTAKQLDDGGASLMRLDG
- the flgC gene encoding flagellar basal body rod protein FlgC; the encoded protein is MSGSGPMNVFDIAGRAMSAQLVRLNATASNMANAGNVTGSEAEAYRAIKPVFQSVTDKPGVSTVKVANVLTTDAKPTKRHDPNHPLADKNGDVWEAAVDSSAELVDMIETARMYQNNVQVLNTAKSLMLETIRIGK
- a CDS encoding motility protein A, with product MIAILAQLFDPLTLVVMIAGVGAVALFQNGVSALGSAFAALPLLFRADPDRDQTAARAAMLKIDQVAQLRGLACTDRVKTANPFLAEAARRLANSERTEQFESWAAQALADRARRHASARNVWLSVADAAPALGMAGTILGLIGMFAAMDDPAALGPSMALALLTTLYGVVIANLVAAPIAARLADLSERELAWQKEAAGRMLAIARRENVPMRRASIREVA